The Pantoea nemavictus genome includes a region encoding these proteins:
- the csrD gene encoding RNase E specificity factor CsrD, producing the protein MRLTTKFSAFITFLSLLAMLLMLVGCVFSFIWLSQQRVETRMQTLATEVDKALATQSPQEMTQWLTRMMPVVNAEQMQLINGDTVVFSLARHENPMLEDEPNRFVQFDLPLTHSPGLELRVVVLDPAKTWFRSFTGAYTLIVLLTVVAIMSALLVMTHRWLNRRWQNMEQLEARADRILAGERIPRSDNAAEWPPKASRAIDTLLGDLREAGEQRLRIDTLIRAFAAQDSRTGLNNRLFFDNQLATLLEDQEDVGTHGVVMMVRLPDLDTLHETLGPTLVEEYLFDLINMLSTFVLRYPGALLARYFRSDFAVLLPHRTLKEANSIADQLINAVDSLPPMRMVDRDDLIHIGISAWRSGQSVSQVMENVEMATRRAALQGGNSWSVGEGNTLDMGRGSVRWRTLLENTLNRGGPRLYQKPAVLLDGKVHHREVLARVFDGDKEVVSAEFMPLVLQLGMTDSWDRQLVTRIAALSEVWPDETLALPVNIDSLLQRPFQRWLQKLLLQCSKSQRKRFLFELAEADVCQHLNRLEPVFHILTTFGCRIAVDQAGLTVVSSAYIKQFPIEVIKLAPGLVRNIERRTENQLFVQSLLEVCKSSSTQVFAAGVRTRAEWQTLSGLGVSGGQGDFFAPSLPVNSNVKKHSQRYRI; encoded by the coding sequence ATGCGATTAACAACTAAATTTTCTGCGTTTATTACCTTTTTAAGCTTACTGGCAATGTTATTAATGCTGGTTGGCTGCGTTTTTAGTTTTATCTGGCTGTCGCAGCAGCGGGTGGAAACACGGATGCAAACGCTGGCAACCGAAGTGGATAAAGCGCTTGCTACACAATCGCCGCAGGAGATGACGCAGTGGCTGACGCGCATGATGCCCGTGGTCAACGCCGAACAAATGCAATTGATCAACGGCGATACGGTAGTGTTCAGTTTAGCCCGCCACGAAAATCCAATGTTAGAAGATGAGCCCAATCGCTTTGTTCAGTTCGATTTGCCGCTGACGCACTCGCCAGGGCTTGAGCTGCGCGTAGTGGTGCTCGATCCCGCTAAAACCTGGTTTCGTTCCTTTACGGGGGCTTATACGCTGATCGTGCTGCTCACCGTCGTGGCCATCATGTCTGCGCTGCTGGTGATGACCCATCGCTGGCTTAATCGCCGCTGGCAGAATATGGAACAGTTAGAAGCGCGTGCCGATCGTATTTTGGCGGGTGAACGCATACCGCGCAGCGACAATGCTGCTGAGTGGCCGCCAAAAGCCAGCCGCGCAATCGATACGCTGCTGGGAGATTTACGCGAAGCGGGTGAGCAGCGTTTACGCATCGATACCTTAATTCGTGCCTTTGCCGCACAGGATTCACGCACCGGTCTGAATAATCGCTTGTTCTTCGATAACCAGCTCGCGACGTTGCTGGAGGATCAGGAGGATGTCGGTACGCACGGCGTAGTCATGATGGTGCGTCTACCCGATCTCGACACGCTGCACGAAACGCTCGGTCCGACGCTGGTGGAAGAGTATCTGTTTGACCTGATTAATATGTTATCGACCTTTGTGCTGCGCTATCCGGGTGCTTTGCTGGCGCGTTATTTCCGCAGTGATTTCGCTGTACTGCTACCGCACCGCACCTTAAAAGAAGCCAACAGCATAGCCGATCAGTTGATTAATGCCGTCGATTCGCTGCCGCCAATGCGCATGGTCGATCGCGATGACCTGATTCACATCGGCATCAGCGCGTGGCGCAGCGGACAAAGCGTGTCGCAGGTGATGGAAAATGTCGAGATGGCAACGCGCCGCGCAGCTTTGCAGGGCGGCAATAGCTGGTCGGTTGGCGAAGGTAATACGCTCGATATGGGACGTGGCAGCGTGCGCTGGCGTACATTGCTCGAGAATACCCTGAACCGCGGTGGCCCGCGTTTGTACCAAAAACCGGCGGTGCTGCTGGATGGGAAAGTCCATCATCGTGAAGTGCTGGCGCGGGTGTTCGATGGCGATAAAGAAGTGGTTTCGGCGGAATTCATGCCCTTAGTGTTACAGCTTGGCATGACGGATAGCTGGGATCGCCAGCTTGTTACACGTATCGCCGCGCTGTCTGAAGTGTGGCCAGATGAAACGCTGGCACTACCGGTGAATATTGATTCCCTGCTGCAGCGGCCCTTCCAGCGTTGGCTGCAGAAACTGCTGCTGCAGTGCAGCAAATCGCAAAGAAAACGTTTTTTATTTGAACTTGCTGAGGCTGACGTTTGTCAACACCTCAACCGTTTAGAGCCGGTTTTCCATATATTAACCACATTTGGCTGCCGCATTGCGGTGGATCAGGCGGGTTTGACAGTGGTGAGCAGCGCTTACATCAAGCAATTCCCGATTGAGGTGATCAAGCTTGCGCCGGGTTTAGTGCGAAATATTGAACGACGTACTGAAAATCAGCTGTTTGTGCAGAGTTTGCTGGAAGTATGTAAATCTTCCTCGACGCAGGTTTTTGCCGCGGGCGTGCGCACACGCGCAGAGTGGCAAACGCTGTCGGGATTGGGTGTTTCGGGCGGGCAGGGCGATTTCTTTGCGCCATCGTTGCCGGTCAATAGTAATGTGAAGAAACACTCACAACGTTATCGAATTTAA
- the msrP gene encoding protein-methionine-sulfoxide reductase catalytic subunit MsrP translates to MNLKHLLTEADVTPESVFNMRRRQVLKALGLGAAAASLPGTAQADVLSWFKGNNRPPAPAGRELDFTKPAEWQADLPLTPFDKVSGYNNFYEFGLDKADPAANAGTLKTDPWQLRIEGEVAKPMTLDMDDIFKRFAMEQRIYRMRCVEAWSMVIPWVGFELNKLLKLVEPTSNARYVAFETLYAPDQMPGQKDRFIGGGLDYPYVEGLRLDEAMHPLTLLSTGVYGKALPPQNGAPIRLTVPWKYGFKGIKSIVKITLTHDRPPTTWSQIAANEYGFYANVNPHVNHPRWSQATERFIGAGGILKVDRQPTLLFNGYAKEVASLYRGLDLRENY, encoded by the coding sequence ATGAACCTGAAGCACTTGCTGACAGAAGCCGACGTCACGCCAGAAAGCGTCTTTAATATGCGCCGCCGCCAGGTGTTGAAAGCGTTAGGATTAGGCGCAGCCGCAGCCAGCTTGCCGGGAACGGCGCAGGCCGATGTACTGAGCTGGTTTAAAGGCAATAACCGCCCGCCCGCGCCTGCAGGTAGAGAGTTAGATTTTACTAAACCGGCCGAATGGCAGGCGGATTTGCCGCTTACGCCCTTTGATAAGGTTTCCGGCTACAACAACTTCTATGAATTTGGTCTGGATAAAGCCGATCCTGCTGCCAACGCCGGAACGCTGAAAACCGATCCATGGCAGTTGCGCATTGAGGGTGAAGTCGCCAAACCAATGACGCTGGATATGGATGACATCTTCAAGCGTTTTGCGATGGAACAGCGCATTTATCGCATGCGCTGCGTCGAAGCCTGGTCGATGGTCATTCCATGGGTTGGTTTTGAACTGAACAAGCTACTGAAGCTGGTGGAACCCACCAGCAATGCGCGCTATGTCGCATTCGAAACGCTGTACGCGCCAGACCAAATGCCGGGTCAGAAAGATCGCTTTATCGGCGGTGGGCTGGATTATCCCTACGTTGAAGGTTTGCGCCTTGATGAAGCGATGCATCCGCTGACGCTGCTGAGTACCGGCGTGTATGGCAAAGCGCTGCCCCCCCAAAATGGCGCACCCATTCGCCTGACGGTGCCGTGGAAATACGGCTTTAAAGGCATTAAATCGATTGTGAAAATCACCCTGACGCACGATCGCCCGCCAACCACCTGGAGCCAGATCGCCGCCAATGAGTACGGCTTCTACGCCAACGTGAACCCACATGTGAATCATCCGCGTTGGTCGCAGGCCACCGAACGTTTCATCGGTGCGGGCGGCATTCTTAAGGTGGATCGCCAACCTACGCTGCTGTTTAACGGCTACGCCAAAGAAGTGGCTTCACTGTATCGTGGCCTGGATTTACGGGAGAACTATTGA
- the msrQ gene encoding protein-methionine-sulfoxide reductase heme-binding subunit MsrQ: MRLSLRHITGLKVVLHLAAFLPFVYLFMAASQGWLSADPAKDIQHFTGRMALKLLLATLLVTPLTRYLKQPLLIRTRRLLGVWCFAWASLHLTSYYLLELGYDHLGLLGSEIISRPYLLLGMISWITLCALAITSFQRMQRKLGRGWQTLHNGIYLVAILAPIHYLWSVKVLSPQPVIYAVLAIGLLACRYNKLRKLLQR, encoded by the coding sequence GTGCGCCTCTCTTTACGCCACATCACCGGCCTAAAAGTCGTGCTGCATCTGGCGGCTTTCCTGCCGTTCGTCTATCTCTTTATGGCGGCGAGCCAGGGCTGGCTCAGCGCCGATCCGGCGAAAGATATCCAGCATTTTACCGGCAGAATGGCGCTAAAGTTGCTATTAGCCACGCTGCTGGTCACTCCGCTGACCCGCTATCTTAAACAGCCGCTGCTGATTCGTACCCGCCGCCTGCTCGGCGTATGGTGTTTCGCCTGGGCGAGCTTGCATCTCACCAGCTACTACCTGCTGGAGCTAGGTTACGATCATCTCGGTTTACTGGGCAGTGAGATCATTTCGCGTCCTTATCTGTTACTGGGAATGATCAGCTGGATCACTCTTTGCGCCCTCGCCATCACCTCATTCCAGCGTATGCAGCGCAAACTGGGCCGTGGCTGGCAAACGCTGCACAATGGCATCTATCTTGTGGCGATCCTCGCGCCAATTCACTATTTATGGTCAGTGAAAGTGCTGTCACCGCAGCCCGTGATCTACGCCGTACTGGCGATTGGGCTGTTAGCGTGCCGTTACAATAAGTTGCGTAAACTTCTGCAGAGATAA
- the aroQ gene encoding type II 3-dehydroquinate dehydratase, with translation MAHKFHILLLNGPNLNLLGTREPDKYGHTTLAQIVGDLTQQADQHHVKLSHLQSNAEFQLIDRIHEARGNVDYIIINPAAFTHTSVALRDALLAVSIPFIEVHLSNVHAREPFRHHSYLSDVSAGVICGLGTDGYSWALQTAVKRLSHSN, from the coding sequence ATGGCGCACAAATTTCACATACTGCTTTTGAACGGTCCCAATCTGAATTTACTGGGAACGCGCGAGCCTGATAAATATGGTCACACCACGCTGGCACAAATTGTCGGCGATCTGACGCAACAGGCCGATCAGCACCATGTGAAATTGAGTCATTTGCAATCGAACGCAGAGTTTCAGTTGATTGACCGTATTCACGAAGCCCGCGGCAATGTGGATTACATCATCATCAATCCTGCTGCGTTCACGCATACCAGCGTTGCACTGCGTGATGCCCTGTTGGCGGTTAGCATTCCTTTTATAGAGGTGCATCTCTCAAATGTGCATGCACGCGAGCCGTTCCGACATCACTCCTATCTTTCCGATGTATCTGCCGGCGTCATCTGTGGACTTGGCACTGATGGATACTCTTGGGCTTTACAAACGGCAGTAAAACGCCTGTCACATTCCAATTAA
- the accB gene encoding acetyl-CoA carboxylase biotin carboxyl carrier protein encodes MDIRKIKKLIELVEESGISELEISEGEESVRISRSPANAGYPMMQQAYAAPMMQQPALATAVAPAAPVAAEAAKPEISGHIVRSPMVGTFYRTPSPDAKAFIEVGQKVNAGDTLCIVEAMKMMNQIEADKSGVVKAILVESGQPVEFDEPLVIIE; translated from the coding sequence ATGGATATTCGTAAAATTAAGAAACTGATCGAACTGGTTGAAGAGTCTGGCATCTCCGAGCTGGAAATCTCCGAGGGCGAAGAGTCCGTTCGTATCAGCCGTTCACCTGCAAATGCCGGCTACCCGATGATGCAGCAGGCGTACGCTGCACCAATGATGCAGCAGCCTGCGCTGGCGACCGCCGTTGCTCCTGCGGCACCGGTTGCAGCAGAAGCCGCTAAACCAGAAATCAGTGGCCACATCGTGCGTTCACCGATGGTTGGCACCTTCTATCGCACCCCAAGCCCGGACGCGAAAGCCTTCATTGAAGTCGGCCAGAAAGTGAACGCCGGCGACACGCTGTGCATCGTTGAAGCGATGAAAATGATGAACCAGATCGAAGCCGACAAATCCGGCGTTGTGAAGGCAATCCTGGTCGAAAGCGGCCAACCGGTTGAATTTGACGAGCCGCTGGTCATCATCGAATAA